In Aedes albopictus strain Foshan chromosome 3, AalbF5, whole genome shotgun sequence, the following are encoded in one genomic region:
- the LOC109409193 gene encoding uncharacterized protein LOC109409193, giving the protein MEKVKRFWKNDREFNIDSDYFQLADSICLLFEQRPPLTDRLSLRVIWAFLSISHAFQYICFAIQLVRCFGKSPMNVEEVTSIGNLIFVLTIAVLRGLSLAYHRDAMLELKQYVNSKSCRRTDPDAFALRKSKYLKVNRYVAWFHIITTMNSFTWACTTGLQEDVFKIPYLIDGLSDTTKEKLNFCFSMLFIPWCYTLWYSPTQFISLLSILHTELTIIVGQFEDILEKVVAKYAFDCFVLNEMSSMCRNTFWIDLDNEFKIALVHHMTFVRKLSLLRNISSMNFFILLCSSTLIITFNIFLFLMEPSLGHMPLLLLALQYISETYLCCTMFNNLAIENNRINYLVYVCDWLNSVIKDHSLDRPYCSSIYQNAVILHQQVGKGITIRAGGMFSLSLPTFTTMMKSVYSLLTLMLQSMDMKPKNK; this is encoded by the exons ATGGAGAAAGTCAAACGTTTCTGGAAGAATGACCGAGAGTTTAATATTGATTCGGACTATTTCCAGTTAGCGGACTCTATATGTTTGCTGTTTG AACAGCGACCACCGTTGACTGACCGATTAAGCCTCAGAGTAATATGGGCATTCCTGAGCATTTCCCACGCGTTCCAGTATATTTGCTTCGCAATTCAACTGGTGCGATGTTTCGGCAAATCTCCAATGAATGTTGAAGAAGTTACCAGTATCGGAAATTTAATATTCGTGCTGACTATTGCCGTTCTGCGAGGACTCAGTTTGGCGTACCATCGCGATGCCATGCTGGAATTGAAACAATACGTCAACTCAAAATCTTGCCGCCGAACGGATCCTGATGCTTTTGCGCTGCGCAAGAGTAAATATTTGAAGGTTAACCGCTATGTAGCATGGTTCCACATCATAACTACGATGAACAGTTTCACCTGGGCGTGCACCACTGGACTACAAGAAGATGTTTTCAAAATTCCTTACCTCATCGACGGATTGTCTGATACGACGAAGGAGAAGCTAAACTTTTGCTTTTCAATGCTGTTTATTCCGTGGTGTTACACGTTGTGGTATAGTCCCACACAGTTTATTTCGCTGTTGAGCATATTGCATACCGAGCTGACTATTATTGTGGGGCAGTTTGAGGATATACTCGAAAAAGTGGTTGCCAAATATGCCTTCGATTGTTTTGTACTCAATGAAATGTCAAGTATGTGCAGAAACActttttggattgatttggacaATGAGTTCAAAATTGCTTTGGTTCATCATATGACTTTCGTTAG GAAACTGTCACTACTACGAAACATTTCCAGCATGAACTTTTTCATACTTCTTTGCTCGAGTACGCTGATTATAACCTTCAACATATTTCTGTTTCTCATGGAACCTTCGTTGGGGCATATGCCTTTGCTACTTTTGGCGTTGCAGTACATTTCGGAAACGTATTTATGCTGTACGATGTTCAACAACTTAGCAATTGAG AATAATCGAATCAACTATTTGGTCTACGTTTGCGACTGGCTGAACTCGGTGATCAAAGATCACTCACTGGACCGACCTTATTGCTCTAGTATCTATCAGAACGCTGTGATTCTTCACCAACAGGTTGGCAAAGGCATAACCATTCGGGCTGGAGGCATGTTCAGCTTAAGTTTGCCAACGTTTACAACTATGATGAAATCGGTTTACTCACTTCTAACACTGATGCTGCAGTCAATGGATATGAAACCAAAAAATAAGTGA